Proteins found in one Elephas maximus indicus isolate mEleMax1 chromosome 11, mEleMax1 primary haplotype, whole genome shotgun sequence genomic segment:
- the CNDP2 gene encoding cytosolic non-specific dipeptidase isoform X1, with the protein MRLCHSALSICDTYRPGAWIKSIGCSMLSCKQGFLGCKQEPGPLPLSAWKMSALKDLFKYIDENQDRYVKKLAEWVAIQSVSAWPEKRSEIRRMMEVAAADITKLGGSVELVDIGKQKLPDGSEIPLPPVLLGKLGSDPKKKTVCIYGHLDVQPAALEDGWDSEPFALEERDGKLYGRGSTDDKGPVACWMNALEAFQKTNQDIPVNVLFCLEGMEESGSEGLDELIFAQKDAFLKDVDYVCISDNYWLGKKKPCVTYGLRGICYFFIEVECSDKDLHSGIYGGSVHEAMTDLITLMGSLVDRKGKILIPGINEAVAPVTDEELTLYNDIDFDTDEYAKDVGTETLLHGCKKDILMHRWRYPSLSLHGIEGAFSGSGAKTVIPRKVVGKFSIRLVPDMTPEVVSEQVTSYLTKKFADLQSPNKFKVYMSHGGKPWVSDFNHPHYLAGRRALKTVFGVEPDLTREGGSIPVTLTFQEATGKNVMLLPVGAADDGAHSQNEKLNRHNYIEGTKMLGAYLYEVSQLKD; encoded by the exons ATGAGACTGTGCCACAGTGCGCTCAGCATCTGTGATACTTACAGACCAGGAGCCTGGATAAAAAGTATCGGGTGTAGCATGTTGTCGTGTAAGCAGGGCTTCCTTGGATGTAAACAG GAGCCTGGACCCCTGCCATTGTCTGCCTGGAAGATGTCAGCCCTCAAGGACCTGTTCAAGTATATTGATGAGAATCAGGATCGCTATGTTAAG AAACTTGCGGAATGGGTGGCCATCCAGAGTGTCTCTGCCTGGCCGGAGAAGAGGAGTGAGATCAGAAGGATGATGGAAGTTGCGGCTGCAGACATCACGAAGCTTGGTGGCTCTGTGGAATTGGTAGATATTGGAAAGCAAAAG CTCCCTGACGGCTCTGAGATACCGCTTCCTCCTGTTCTGCTGGGCAAGCTGGGCTCGGATCCCAAGAAGAAGACGGTGTGCATTTATGGGCACCTGGATGTCCAGCCCGCAGCCCTGGAAGATGGCTGGGACAGCGAGCCCTTCGCCCTGGAGGAGCGCGATG GGAAATTGTACGGGAGAGGCTCTACGGACGACAAGGGGCCAGTGGCCTGCTGGATGAATGCACTGGAAGctttccaaaaaacaaaccag GACATCCCCGTCAATGTGCTGTTCTGTCTGGAAGGCATGGAGGAGTCGGGCTCAGAGGGCCTGGATGAGCTGATTTTCGCCCAGAAGGATGCATTCTTGAAGGACGTGGACTACGTCTGCATCTCCGACAACTACTGGCTGGGCAAGAAGAAGCCCTGTGTCACCTACGGCCTCCGGGGCATTTGCTACTTTTTCATTGAG GTGGAGTGCAGTGACAAGGACCTCCATTCTGGCATCTACGGGGGCTCAGTGCACGAGGCAATGACTGACCTCATCACCCTGATGG GCTCTCTGGTCGACCGGAAGGGGAAAATCCTTATCCCGGGCATTAATGAGGCTGTGGCGCCTGTGACAGATGAGGAGCTGACGCTCTACAATGATATCGACTTTGACACGGATGAGTATGCCAAGGATGTGGGCACCGAGACCCTCCTGCATGGCTGCAAG AAAGATATCCTGATGCACCGATGGAGGTACCCATCCCTGTCCCTCCACGGCATCGAAGGCGCCTTTTCTGGATCTGGAGCGAAAACTGTGATTCCTCGGAAAGTGGTGGGCAAGTTCTCCATCAGACTTGTGCCAGACATGACCCCTGAGGTCGTCAGCGAGCAG GTGACGAGCTACCTGACCAAGAAGTTTGCTGACCTGCAGAGCCCCAACAAGTTCAAGGTGTACATGAGCCATGGTGGGAAGCCGTGGGTCTCGGACTTCAACCATCCACACTATCTGGCCGGGAGGAGAGCTCTGAAGACAG TGTTTGGTGTAGAGCCAGACTTGACCCGGGAGGGCGGTAGCATCCCCGTGACTCTGACTTTCCAGGAAGCCACAGGCAAGAATGTCATGCTTCTGCCTGTGGGTGCAGCCGATGACGGGGCCCACTCCCAGAATGAAAAGCTCAACAG
- the CNDP2 gene encoding cytosolic non-specific dipeptidase isoform X2, whose translation MSALKDLFKYIDENQDRYVKKLAEWVAIQSVSAWPEKRSEIRRMMEVAAADITKLGGSVELVDIGKQKLPDGSEIPLPPVLLGKLGSDPKKKTVCIYGHLDVQPAALEDGWDSEPFALEERDGKLYGRGSTDDKGPVACWMNALEAFQKTNQDIPVNVLFCLEGMEESGSEGLDELIFAQKDAFLKDVDYVCISDNYWLGKKKPCVTYGLRGICYFFIEVECSDKDLHSGIYGGSVHEAMTDLITLMGSLVDRKGKILIPGINEAVAPVTDEELTLYNDIDFDTDEYAKDVGTETLLHGCKKDILMHRWRYPSLSLHGIEGAFSGSGAKTVIPRKVVGKFSIRLVPDMTPEVVSEQVTSYLTKKFADLQSPNKFKVYMSHGGKPWVSDFNHPHYLAGRRALKTVFGVEPDLTREGGSIPVTLTFQEATGKNVMLLPVGAADDGAHSQNEKLNRHNYIEGTKMLGAYLYEVSQLKD comes from the exons ATGTCAGCCCTCAAGGACCTGTTCAAGTATATTGATGAGAATCAGGATCGCTATGTTAAG AAACTTGCGGAATGGGTGGCCATCCAGAGTGTCTCTGCCTGGCCGGAGAAGAGGAGTGAGATCAGAAGGATGATGGAAGTTGCGGCTGCAGACATCACGAAGCTTGGTGGCTCTGTGGAATTGGTAGATATTGGAAAGCAAAAG CTCCCTGACGGCTCTGAGATACCGCTTCCTCCTGTTCTGCTGGGCAAGCTGGGCTCGGATCCCAAGAAGAAGACGGTGTGCATTTATGGGCACCTGGATGTCCAGCCCGCAGCCCTGGAAGATGGCTGGGACAGCGAGCCCTTCGCCCTGGAGGAGCGCGATG GGAAATTGTACGGGAGAGGCTCTACGGACGACAAGGGGCCAGTGGCCTGCTGGATGAATGCACTGGAAGctttccaaaaaacaaaccag GACATCCCCGTCAATGTGCTGTTCTGTCTGGAAGGCATGGAGGAGTCGGGCTCAGAGGGCCTGGATGAGCTGATTTTCGCCCAGAAGGATGCATTCTTGAAGGACGTGGACTACGTCTGCATCTCCGACAACTACTGGCTGGGCAAGAAGAAGCCCTGTGTCACCTACGGCCTCCGGGGCATTTGCTACTTTTTCATTGAG GTGGAGTGCAGTGACAAGGACCTCCATTCTGGCATCTACGGGGGCTCAGTGCACGAGGCAATGACTGACCTCATCACCCTGATGG GCTCTCTGGTCGACCGGAAGGGGAAAATCCTTATCCCGGGCATTAATGAGGCTGTGGCGCCTGTGACAGATGAGGAGCTGACGCTCTACAATGATATCGACTTTGACACGGATGAGTATGCCAAGGATGTGGGCACCGAGACCCTCCTGCATGGCTGCAAG AAAGATATCCTGATGCACCGATGGAGGTACCCATCCCTGTCCCTCCACGGCATCGAAGGCGCCTTTTCTGGATCTGGAGCGAAAACTGTGATTCCTCGGAAAGTGGTGGGCAAGTTCTCCATCAGACTTGTGCCAGACATGACCCCTGAGGTCGTCAGCGAGCAG GTGACGAGCTACCTGACCAAGAAGTTTGCTGACCTGCAGAGCCCCAACAAGTTCAAGGTGTACATGAGCCATGGTGGGAAGCCGTGGGTCTCGGACTTCAACCATCCACACTATCTGGCCGGGAGGAGAGCTCTGAAGACAG TGTTTGGTGTAGAGCCAGACTTGACCCGGGAGGGCGGTAGCATCCCCGTGACTCTGACTTTCCAGGAAGCCACAGGCAAGAATGTCATGCTTCTGCCTGTGGGTGCAGCCGATGACGGGGCCCACTCCCAGAATGAAAAGCTCAACAG